The Gadus morhua chromosome 10, gadMor3.0, whole genome shotgun sequence genome segment CCGCTACAACGAGTCACCTGTAGAGCCGTTACAACGAGCCACCTGGAGAGCCGTTACAACGAGTAGAGCCGTTACAACGAGTCATCTGTAGAGCCGTTACAACGAGTCACCTGGAGAGCCGTTACAACGAGTAGAGCCATTACAACGAGTCTCCTGTATCCGTTACAACGAGTCACCTGACCTCCTCGGTCCACTGACCTCCCCTGTCATCTGTTGGGCTGCGTTCCAAAGTGAATACCTTCTCTTTTTACATGTAGTCCGTCCTGTTGCACACGTTGTGCGCCGACCGGGACCAGGTGACTGATAAGCCCCCCTGTGGACCATAAACGGTCCTCTGCGGCACGGCACAGTGTCAGCCgcgggaacgtattctcagcagggggtgctggaaaaaaaaaactcagcctgcactagactcgcaactcgctacattgataaaaaaagatatatagcagcgcagctcaattacaccagtgcatgcgcgcacagtcgaaaatcgatcgttgtgttcacaccatggttcacatccagctgctcacagaacaagtttagcgcaccacagctcccctcacactttttcatataacttttttacagcactaggtcatatgagcattgaataaatgctgcgtctcaaaatgccttggacagcagcgaggatgactcgctttgccacgttGCGGAGCGACCGCAGCCAGaacgaacacagcggggcagaggagtgtcaggaatagtctttggtgtacacatcagtacggcctatttgcactactgtttagtggcaatgcagtgttttattctatgcctttttattttcgtatattatttcaattaatacaatttatttattgataaaaacaagatctggtattcaaatcttttttccaaatataggtcgtcttacaatgggttttgtgtttatattcggaccaatacggtagcctacagcgggcgctcacgacgttaaagagcccatgccattaaaatcacatttttcctgttgttttttaaataacataggtctgaataagtttgtgagctgtggtaagtttgaaatctatgcagtttgtctgctgaatgcaataggcaatgaaaggaaaaaggcagaagaaatgagccaatctggataaggtgacactgtgacgtagcgttgtcaaactattattcatggccctgcccacttggttggttcgtaaccacccacaataattctgaaggagtcgtgattgagctagtgctaaatgctaatacgtgtatggtagttgcttagttcgtagtaacaggctagttacagaattttgaatgcaatggcagaacgacatcgaagtacatgaactgcgacatgctgcctgccgccggttgccgcggcgcgaggcaccaccgccgcgaagcaccaccgcccggcagcgggcagccgggcggtggtgccttgcgccggcagcagacagcaggcagcaggcagcgcgcggttctgtctactacagattgatgtggaagtggaagaaccagagaggtcggagaacccaacgaagtcctttgtgattcattatatcgtctggacgtgcacacagcttttggccgtgataatatgtattatttgatatagatatctatgtattatatgatagtatttagatatagagctccaggactgtaacgcaagtgttgtacacttccttgttatttggataaccgttctgctgttggtgtgatggcgcataacacgtcggactctcgtctctggtatttctacaacgagactcgtagtgggggttatctcagccatggttgagaatgaattgggggaaaggaacattggctttgactccctgaagtaggcatgaaccacaacatggaggagaaagggattgttgaccgcggtcgtctcccgccggagcctcgctgccgatggaccaccgcttcaggaggcggtgattagcgctgaccgctgccgaggcggcgggaagcagggctcaagcgggatacattcgcggccaacaatccccttctcctccatgtcgtggttcatgtacttcagggagtcaaagccaaagttcctttcccccaattcattctcaaccatggctgagataacccccactacgagtctcgttgtagaaataccagagacgagagtccgacgtgttgtttagatcctaataacaactccagcagcgttacagtcctggggctctacatctaaataatatcatataatacatagatatctatatcaaataatagatattatcacggccaaaacctgtgtgcagacgatataatgaatcgcaaaggacttcgtcgggttctccgacgtctctggttcttccacttccacatcaatctgaagaagacgcggtcgtttgatcgtctggaggctcacacagcttttggccgtgataatatatattatgatatagatatctatgtataaaatgggtttctaagagccattgcgatacatccaccgtaaacagagcgcatggtaccgtggctacaagctgctcagggccaggtgataatatatattatagattatatgatatagatatctatgtataatatgggtttataagagccattgcgatacatccaccgtaaacagagcgcatgcagggccaggtgataatatacatcatatattatattatatagatatctatgtataatatgggtttctacgagccattgcgatacatccaccgtcaacagagcggcgagcgcatggtactgtggctacaagctgctcagggccacacccccacccccctccttgacctgccttgacacgcccaccgtaaccagagcgcattgtactgtggctacaagctgctcagggccacacccccacccccctccttgacctgccttgacacgcccaccgaaacagcgcgtttgggggaagctcaatgtgcgactggtttggagtggctgtaactctgcaccacggctgaatttcggggacgtctttgaatactgtgtttgtagcccactaatacctatattaaagcatccataaatagcatggcatgggatctttaagcatttcctggtgcataatgtgacgcttcagaaactaaaatcccgtttctccccgttgacacgacaacacataaccggcgttttcagaaatctccactttggcctcagacagggggtgctgcagcacccccagcacccctacttcccgcggtactgtgtGATATGAGGATTTGGAGAATTTCAActgaagaaacgggaagaatcATCGGCTGAACCCACGAGAACATTCTAGTTCGACTTAGTTGTTTATTACCATTATGCtttaacaacaaataaaacggAAGAATAGTCACTTATAAGTATACGTCATAAACAGAATGACTAAAATACTAGTGACAAACATTACAGATCATTAACAGTGCACGTATCATTGACTCTCTTTGCGCCTTTATTTCTAAAAGGCGACTAACGACACACTGGGCGACTTATTCCGACCATCAGGGAGAAGGTGAAACACATATCAAACGTGTGATGGGGTTATTCAAATCATTCCCATGCTGCTGGCTGCTCAGAGGTATCGCGGTCCACGGCTCTCGTGCCAACAGcggggtctctccctctcctcgcgGCGTCCAGGCAGTCAGTGGGCGTGGCTTATGGGGAGGAGGTCTCCACACGAGCGGAGGCTTCAACGTCACCATAGTGATTCACTACAACTGAACTCACCCAGTTGGAGTTCAGCTTTATGACAATTATTTTAGATTCCCAAATCTAAATGGGGTGACTTGACATGTGGACACAAGTACTGTGTAATGtatgacaataatgaacacaatcctagatgagctagagaggagtgcagagataagagagaggaggaggagaagggagaggagattagagaggatggagagaggagcgagaggaggaggaggagagaggagcaaagagacaggaggggagagaggagaggatggagggaggagaggggaggaaagagaagagagggtggagagagagaggagagcaaacaagacaaagtcacggtactcacacTTGTGGAGAATCTTTACATCACTGTGAGCTTTGTTTGTGTAACACATGTTGGGTTGTTATGTGGAGATTATGTTTTACTGGTTCATCGAATTCAAACTTTTATAATTCTTCAATGATTTAAAATGTTCCATAAATctcaaaataatcaaaaaaagggttttactaataaaataatgtattttttgtattacaCTGAGACAATACGTCTACTGAACACTATTGGACTGGAATGGATTAATTACAATGATAATGCAGGCCTATACAACATTTTttatgcttttcttttttttattaaaatcagACAGTTTTGTTTTGTCATTCACTACTCAGAAGTTAAAACCCATGGAAAAGTTAATAACCTACAATTATTATTCATACAAATTAATCCTCTAAAGATGTTCAACATAACCGCAACTGTTAACAATAGTGTTAAACACATAACAAATCTGTAGAAAACAGACAATAGCGTAATTTAACCATTTATAAAGGGTTACATTCAACAACTGGGGTTAGATTCTTGAGAACTTATCCTTGTTCAATGAGAGTGGTACGACATTAATGCAGTTCTCTCAGAGCTCACATAGTAAAGATTCTAATTCAAGAAACAACATTttagttgttttgtttgtttgattattttattaccaaacaaatgttctagtctgtttgattgacaggtgaaatgatcaggggggcagagtttttACCACCATCATGTAAACCTTGATagaggattggatagagaggctcagtaaAGTAGCAGCTAGTAGCAGAGccgatatgaaccctggcttccacatcatagaaggagacccgACCCatatcataatcaacaaacacccccaccttctggagctcagttTTCAGAGTGAGACCTTCAAAAGGGTTATCATTATATACCAACCCATCCTTGTTGTAGgaaagagtccagtaacccgtctcaggggtcaaCGTGATCCCAGattttctgttgatggacttCCTGACTACTCCTAACCACCATAAAGTCTtatctttaacctggacctcaaagtaaaatctccctgaggagaagctctgcctcgtgagaacaaatGGATAatttgtaaatctcttaggatTGTTCGGAAGTATCTTCCACATACCTCCATCATgaacttgtttcccatcctcagacaggaggagacggggatgagctgtatcaggatccagagtcacatctacttcatactgctggaacCACTTCAGTTCAGGATCAgccagcttcttcatctccatttCGATTGTCACCCCCAGCTGATTGAGGGATCTCCTCAAGCTCCCTACGTATGACAGAGGACGGACGTCCACCGCCTTCCAGGCCCTGGTGGgaggaggatccttcagggatctgaaggcctggaggaagtggaggtggtcttcagtgtgtgagagctgcttcacctctgagcttctattggtcagatcttctatttcctgctccatcCCTTTGATGAGggcttcagcttgtttctctatGGATTTCCGTCGCTCTGtaaccatttggttgagatcatcctgacacttttcaatgcagcgcatCAGAGCGGTGTGGACCTGCACAATGtcagctatctctctgtctgcatctgcttTGCTACATTTAACTGCgtctttgatctccttaatcttttgttttctctcctggatcatctgctgaacttcagcctctatcttccccagttgggccgtcttcactttaTACTcatcctttagaggtacaacaggatgggacttgtggtctgtcactgtgcacaacagacacacacactcctgttcagtctggcagaagagctccagaagttggtcgtgtttcttacatatcctgtcttccagacggtccataggctcgaccagccgatgtttcttcaggcctgctACTCtttgatgtggctccaggtgggtttggcaatAAGAGATAAGACactctaggcaggacttcacggccttcagctgggtcccagtacagacgtcacagggaacgtCTGCTGTTTTAAcccaaggctgctcttttactcgtacggaTGTTCCAAACTGAGtagccagctctgataagaaggTATTGACCTGAAGATCAGGTCTTGTTTCAAAACgcttgttgcaaacaggacatttgtaccaGACTtcttcatcccagaactttgtaatacaggttctgcagaagttgtgtccacatgccgtggtaactggactgttgaacacatccagacagatggaacatgaaaagttctcttcagaccaggaagtgttagcagaggccattcctagacacagacaacAAGGTTTATGCATTGAGCAATTATATATTTCTAATTCCATAACgggaagagaggttttaactCATCTCAAAGTTCTGCtgttttactcaccttgttgtgaTTACTGTCCGTCAGACTATTTGTTCCAGAATGCGTTCTATTTTACTtctgaaagagagaactgcttaCACGTCAACTGGCTTCGTCATCTATGAACCTTAAGTTTCGTTTCCTGTACcagacgtcctctcctctcctcccctaacacctgtctcctcccctaactcctggctccgcccccacggacACAGTTTACTGACTTTTCAACTTCAACACACCGTGGGCGCATTCATGCACTGTGTAGGCTACTTCAATGACTTGATTTCTCGTCTATGCGCAATTCAAATCTGTTCAACCATTAATTTGTGATTTGTGACTTACTGTGACTTAGAGCTGTACAATTACATATTACTCTATTTTGCCTGAGACTGGAATTTTCTCCACAGTCTTTTTAAATACAACCCTCTCCTTGTGTACCCAGGTTATATGTGCTATAATGGTTGTTATTTAATATTGAGTTAATTACTGGTATTGAGATCAGGCTTTCTCCCAGGCTTCGACTTCATAAAACCGCCGAGTCATGTGACTCGGGGGTAGGGCAGGACCAGAGTGGTAGATATAACAGAGGGGCGACACTTCCATTGTactccgttgtagcgcctacttccgTGGCATCGAgccaaacaaccattttacggcgtaggagatcatttccattgctggctgtcgagtaacttctgaggtaaattgatcaaatagctacctcttttgaattgtaaactgtctatattgtatcagaggccctttatgatgcatatactgatatttatttgtaaatgcacagcgtaattatgtaagggataatgtatagaacgccggtcattatcgagaaaataagccccgacagggcgaacaggacaccgacgcgcagcggaggtgtcttgcttcgccatgcGGGATATGTGGGATATGTaaagcgctgtcggttgctaagcgacgacgtcagcgtctctgctgatcaacactatgaatgctggtaacaaatacattgtaaataaattgtttcgttttggcaagtagccgtgtggAAAATGTATCCACAATGTAATGTAattatgtaatgtaatgtaattatCGTAAAATAAGtcccttcatggcgaagcaagacacctccgctgcgcgtcggcgtcctgttcgccctgtcggggcttattttctcgataatgaccggcgttctatacattatcccttacatttgtcttggtagacgaccgattgcatgctagtttgttagctcgacttcaccacctgtgaaggtatctccaggggtaaattgattaaatagctacctcttttgaattgtcaactgtctaagAGGTCCTTTTATGATGCATACtgacatttatttgtatatgcacagcgtaattatatatatttttatcttggtagacgaccgattgcctgctgGTTAGTGAGCTCGACTTCGCCATGTGAAGGTATCTGCACCAACAATTACGAAGTTCAgtagtgaatctaacttttattcAGTTAGttatgttggattactaggatcatttaggttgatttaaggacggtTTTTATGATGCGATAGCAAGAAGAAAttacagtgtttgtttaattatatcctggaaagggtaatgttcagcacatgaagccctacagatgccgctgcttcaacaatgctgattgggcggtgaatttaacctgtatggctttttcattttaacttcttgttgatTGAATTGTTTATCTTTCTTGGTGCCAAatttattcttttttgttttacaagagccctctctgctctccttctcatacatttttccttttctagttgccttattaggtcctccacagtcgccccatcagtgcctggcagtctggtccctggagcagctggccctggagcagctggccctggatcacctggccctggatcacctggccctggatcacctggccctggatcacctgcccctggatcacctgcccttGGCAAagtggcctcttgattgctctctctgtctcctgtcatgtccttttcatcgctcttgaaatccacctcaatttctccctcaatctctgtaataattacaaggtaatgttgctgttatatgtattttgcctttgcatttacaactactgtcatctccaatgtaagccaatgtaagaaaatgaattaaagtgaaacatttctgtaatgtgaattaaatcatctgccacaatcagaaaccaataaaatgtataaatggatctaccggcaattgttaattgggtagaaatgtgtaGATTATCGACATTGTGTGCgaatcctcagagaatccctgacctctggttgttttttaaactgaatctgttcacacaatcgcactcacttgttcttgtcacactaattgtttaataaaaaaaaatgctatttcattcatccaagcgtaatgagttgttattctttaatatatttgatactttgtgtggctcATGTCTTAAAATGATCATGGTAACATCTggaatactttgatttcaatacagatgaaaggtaaaagttaaggttaagccagtatgctaacacgaacgtgaagctttccctcaaacttaaaaacgtatctaagtaataCTTATAGATAGCTTTCAGTTGTCCCCCTACCActttaaatgtaaaactgacatttacaaatatgcaataatgcaataacaaTCGGACaaatattttgtgtttttttcaccattcaatattgaaatctctgctgtcccatagaataacattgacaGCGCGGCGTGTTTTGAAATATTGAGACTTGCATGAACTACTtgacaaccacgtgaccaccctgtcggcgagatcatagcgtgtcgcaactctctcctCTGGGCAGGACGAACCAGACCGACGAGTTCACActcgccccgtgcccactacctccgtcagttgaccgttgcccattgactttgaatggggacggacgcgcaatgcattgtggatccgtccgttcagttggagcgttcgccacctcagaaagttgaaaaatgttaaactttttcggcagcgacggttccgtcatccaatcagatcgcgtatgcaaatttaagcactgtgacgcgtatggagtcagtttcctgccataattcaaacctgaaaaaaaaagtttcaaaggcttgtaagtctgggtttgaaaactcaacaccttgtaaaaaaggttttgcaacactgaaaaaagagattataacctgaaaaaaaataaaactaaaattcaagcatctgtaaacatgattttgtgttctattttatcttcttcatcattttcaccaacacattttcaaagttcaaacaatttcaccagcgcatttgcagagtttcaaatctggcactgttataacagtgtatttcattgttgcccggttttgaaaccttgtaaatgggattctgcaaacaggtcatgcatacattgagaaatacgttttgaaaggttgaatatttagttttaaaaacttgtaaaggtgtacgtttacgacattgcaacgtattttttcagaactggcttttcagcactgacttttcagagatttgaccacacaggcgcaagctttgagtcacgtgaatattggcagtgttctgacgccactcgttttgaaactcctgacagtcgaatctgaaaaagaaaaaaacgttcctgggggcgggaccatttagctctaaacctattggttgctctcggctgacgtacattccaatcacatgtgccgttcaccgggctgtgcgtgattgacagtgctcagccgatgacacgaataacaagccactttcgcggttgattttcattttcattttctggaaccagaagctgtgttcgaaatcgttccctatacactcgttccctattccctatatagtgtacatgatatagtgcactatatagggaatagggaacgagaattcggacactacgcctaacatttctaaacgtcatttgcgtcagtaaatgcgcctggtatttgtgtgacgtgatgcgccgacatcatctaacaaaccgggctggaggttgtattgatgttgaatgttacatttccttgttcaagttttttttaaattaattttgaatgttaaatcccaaataaattgttgacatttctaaacacaatccggagactccatcattaaatgtattcgttttcgcggttattcagcttcttctcccctggaaaaatacaaccgcattgcattgtggtatacgggagtaacatgtagggaacatcgtatgtaccctatttcaagtccactatatagtgccctatatagtggaccactgagaattcgaacaccctacaaaatggcgtgcaccctatttagtgcactacatccatgatagggaacgatttcgaacacagctagtctcatctccataggacgcgactagcaaggacgcagccttcactttgggaaacagccatggttccaaAAAATGGAAATCataatcaaccgcgaaagtcgcttgttattcgtgtcatcggcagagcactgtcaatcacgcacagcccggtgaacggcacatgtgattggaatgtacgtcagccgagagcaaccaataggtttagagctaaatggtcccgcccccaggaacgtttttttctttttcagattcgactgccaaggagtttcaaaacaagtggcgtcagaacactgccaatattcacgtgactcaaagcttgcgcctgtgtggtcaaatctctgaaaagtcagtgctgaaaagccagttctgaaaaaatacgttgcaatgtcgtaaacgtacacctttacaagtttttaaaactaaatattcaacctttcaaaacgtatttctcaatgtatgaacacctgtttgcagaatcccatttacaaggtttcaaaaccgggcaacaatgaaatacactgttagaacagtgccagatttgaaactctgcaaatgcgctggtgaaattgtttgaactttgaaaatgtgttggtgaaaatgatgaagaagataaaatagaacacaaaatcatgtttacagatgtttgaattttagttttagttttttttcaggttataatctcttttttcagtgttgcaaaaccttttttacaaggtgttgagttttcaaacccagacttacaagcctttgaaactttttttttcaggtttgaattatggcaggaaactgaatCCAtagacgcgactcgggctctgacgatactggaaagcgggaaagcgggtaatcttgcatcgcaacaagcaggaagaagcgggaagaacccggcgaagcgatttgattggctgacggatgcctctgcaaagactactcccccatccgtcagccacgccttcccacgtccgttgactgacggtgcagtgggcacgaggcgtaagagACAAGTCAACAAACACTTGTTTTGTTGCCACCTTGCCGCAGTTAATTCAACTGAATTAAATATAGATTTACCTAGAAAATTCAAAAATAATAAGATGGAAGACCTACTGTATTTTTTACATCTGTATGGTGGGGATCGCGAGAAGCAGCGACATGTGAATGTGGGTACGCATATTTTCGAGCTCTGCAAGTGATCGGATAACTATCACAAATGAATTGATAATTGTAAAAAATCACTCTTTTGTTCCTTCGCATTAAATAGTGAAGGAACAAATATTCCTAGTAGTAAATCTCGCTCACCACAAATCtcgctcaccacacacacacacacacacacgcacacacacacacacacacacacacacacacacacacacacacacacacacacacacacacacacacacacacacacacacacacatacacacacacacacacaccctactgTCACTTCAAACTATAGAAATGTACATGAGCTGCTATCAGCATAACCATTCGATTATATACgtactttattattcataataacaaATATTCCATTGTTGTTGACATGCTGGGATGTCTCCAGAGGTCTGACATGGTCCACCAAGCCACCAGTGAGTTGAGGAAGAGCCGGCGggagggactgaagactgggccaACGTCAGGGGGCAGGACACCTTAGAGACCTGCTGGGATCCAAGGGGCTGGAAGGACCTTCCAGGTGTGCTGCTAGGATGACCAACAGAGAGCTCTGGAGAAACATCTGCTCAGCTTGGAGGATTTGGACTGAAGAAACGGGagaatcatcggctgaacacacgagaacattcagttcgACTAAGATATTTATTACCAATATGCTTCAATATCAACTATAACTGAAAAATAGTCATCTGAAAGTACATAAACAGAATGACTAAAATAGTAGTGAAAAACATTACAGATCATTTGCAGTTGTGCACGTACCATTGACTCTCTTTGCGCCTTTATTTCCAAAAGGCGACTGACGACACACTGGGCGACTTATTCAGACCATCAGGGAGAAGGTGAAACACATATCAAACGTGTGATGGGGTTATTCATTCCCATGCTGCTGGCTGCTCAGAGGTATCGCGGTCCACGGCTCTCGTGCCAACAGCGTcggggtctctccctctcctcgcgAAGTCCAGGCAGTCAGTGGGCGTGGCTTATGGGGAGAAGGACTCCGCATGAGCGGGGGCGTCAGCGTCACCATAAAGATTCACTCAGCTGACCTCACCCAGTGGGAGTTCATCTCTGTTTTAGGTTCACACATCTAAATGTGTTTACCTTTGCCATGTGAATACACGTAGTGTGCAATGTACAAAAAGAATGAACACAATCCTAGATGAGCtcgagaggagagcagagataagagagaggaggagaagagaggggaagaggagaagagagaggagagagaggaggaggaagaggaggggagggtggagaggagaggagagctgattAGACAAAGTCAATacaatactcacacacatggggagAATCTTTACATTACATCTTTACATCTTTACATTAGTCACTGTGACATTTGTTTAAGTGGGTTATACATGAAGGGTTGTTGTATGGTAGAGATTAAGTCATTTACTGGTTCATCAACTACTAACTTTTGCAAATCTTCAGTGATTTAAAAAGGTCCATCAATTCCATTACGGGAAGAGAGGTTTTAGCTTCTCTTGTGCTGATTTACTCACCTTGATGTGGTTTCTGTCCGTCAgacaatgtgttttattttctcgCCTGAAAGAGGAAACTGCTGCCACGTCGGTTGCTTTGGTTTCTGTGAATGTTAAGTTTTGTTTCCTAAACAAgacgtcctctcctcccctcccctaacacctggcacCTCGCCCAACCCCTTGCTCCGCCTCCATGGACAAACTCAGACTTTGGTGCATTCATGCACTGCGTAGGCTACTTCAATGATTTGACGTTTTCTCTTCTTTGCGCCATTCAAATACGTTCAACCTTTAAAAGACTGGACACAGAGAGCCCGGGGTTGTGATTTAGTGGTGATTTGTGACCAGAGGCGTTGTGGCCATCGGGAAGATGGGGAGTTTTCCCGGTGGGCACGAGAGATCCCTGTGAG includes the following:
- the LOC115552648 gene encoding E3 ubiquitin-protein ligase TRIM39 isoform X1, with the translated sequence MDRLEDRICKKHDQLLELFCQTEQECVCLLCTVTDHKSHPVVPLKDEYKVKTAQLGKIEAEVQQMIQERKQKIKEIKDAVKCSKADADREIADIVQVHTALMRCIEKCQDDLNQMVTERRKSIEKQAEALIKGMEQEIEDLTNRSSEVKQLSHTEDHLHFLQAFRSLKDPPPTRAWKAVDVRPLSYVGSLRRSLNQLGVTIEMEMKKLADPELKWFQQYEVDVTLDPDTAHPRLLLSEDGKQVHDGGPDGVGDYMCRRLDPRYVGSGTPSREASGGMEYLTRAPPPAPGVPGVWGVPRPTPPPRVGVVGWGWSYSQQLNSTALLSNMQIKKSEMRTGEEIQTRPEGLPVYASLPVGGWERITRH